In one Nocardioides luteus genomic region, the following are encoded:
- a CDS encoding amidase has product MARVHAFTDDVLGTLDAVGVAEALRRGDLSTVEAVEAAIARIEAVDPALAAMAYRTFDRARVQARAPRAGFFAGVPTLIKDNTDVAGVPTRNGTDSYVMPPASRNGEMTKLLFKLGLLSLGKTQLSEFGFSGTAEHARLGAVRNPWDTDRVAGASSAGSGALVAAGAVPIAHGNDGGGSIRIPAGACGLVGLKPTRDRLPQDPLYGLLPLKIVTDGVLTRSVRDTAAFFREAEKAHHTSLPPIGNVTGPGSKRLRFAVFTGALGREASPEVAELTMKTAAVLEELGHTVETVPPPVPETFADDFVLYWGTLAVALVNAGPLRGKTWDRQRLDNLTVGLAQHTMRNAKHVPAAIVRLRKVQAIAEGFHAAYDVVLTPTVAHETPEVGRLAPSQAYDLVMKRLMDWVAFTPWQNVTGGPAVSLPVQQTLAGLPQGMMFGAAPGQERMLLELSYELEEAMGFARIWEPGGSAEDPADLR; this is encoded by the coding sequence ATGGCTCGAGTGCACGCCTTCACCGACGACGTACTCGGCACTCTCGACGCGGTCGGGGTCGCCGAGGCCCTGCGGCGCGGTGATCTCAGCACCGTGGAGGCGGTCGAGGCGGCCATCGCCCGGATCGAGGCGGTCGACCCCGCGCTCGCCGCGATGGCCTACCGCACCTTCGACCGCGCCCGGGTCCAGGCGCGCGCTCCCCGGGCAGGGTTCTTCGCGGGCGTGCCCACCCTGATCAAGGACAACACCGACGTCGCCGGGGTGCCCACCAGGAACGGCACGGATTCGTACGTCATGCCGCCGGCGTCGCGCAACGGCGAGATGACCAAGCTGCTCTTCAAGCTCGGCCTGCTGTCGCTGGGCAAGACCCAGCTCTCGGAGTTCGGCTTCTCGGGCACCGCCGAGCACGCGCGGCTCGGGGCGGTGCGCAACCCGTGGGACACCGACCGGGTGGCCGGTGCCTCCTCGGCGGGGTCGGGTGCGCTGGTGGCCGCCGGGGCGGTGCCCATCGCCCACGGCAACGACGGTGGTGGCTCGATCCGGATCCCGGCCGGCGCCTGTGGCCTGGTCGGCCTCAAACCGACCCGCGACCGGCTGCCGCAGGACCCGCTCTACGGGCTGCTGCCCCTCAAGATCGTCACCGACGGCGTCCTGACCCGGTCGGTGCGCGACACGGCCGCGTTCTTCCGGGAGGCCGAGAAGGCGCACCACACCTCGTTGCCGCCGATCGGGAACGTCACCGGTCCCGGCTCGAAGCGGCTCCGCTTCGCGGTCTTCACCGGCGCGCTCGGGCGCGAGGCCAGCCCCGAGGTCGCCGAGCTGACGATGAAGACGGCGGCGGTGCTGGAGGAGCTGGGCCACACCGTCGAGACGGTCCCTCCGCCGGTGCCCGAGACCTTCGCCGACGACTTCGTCCTCTACTGGGGCACGCTCGCCGTCGCCCTGGTCAACGCCGGCCCGCTGCGCGGCAAGACCTGGGACCGGCAGCGGCTCGACAACCTCACCGTCGGCCTGGCCCAGCACACGATGAGGAACGCCAAGCACGTTCCGGCCGCCATCGTCCGGCTGCGCAAGGTGCAGGCGATCGCGGAGGGGTTCCATGCTGCGTACGACGTCGTCCTGACGCCCACCGTCGCGCACGAGACGCCGGAGGTCGGCCGGCTGGCCCCGAGCCAGGCCTACGACCTGGTGATGAAGCGGCTGATGGACTGGGTCGCGTTCACCCCGTGGCAGAACGTCACCGGTGGGCCGGCGGTGTCGCTACCGGTCCAGCAGACGCTCGCCGGGCTGCCCCAGGGGATGATGTTCGGGGCCGCGCCAGGACAGGAGCGAATGCTCCTCGAGCTGTCCTACGAGCTCGAGGAAGCGATGGGTTTCGCGCGCATCTGGGAGCCCGGCGGGAGCGCCGAGGACCCCGCTGACCTGCGGTGA
- a CDS encoding pirin family protein, with amino-acid sequence MTNLDAHPTPVECVGGTGDEGVEIQIITPRDVPLGGPRAMNVRRTLPARSRSLIGAWCFLDHYGPDDVVVSGGMEVPPHPHTGLATVSWLFTGEIEHRDSVGTVAMVRPGEVNLMTAGRGISHSENSTPEATVLHGAQLWVALPNEFRDVEPAFENHVPTPIEGDGATVRVFLGSLLGSTSPVRTHSELLGAEILLEPGARLEIPVESRFEHGVLVDTGEVSMIGVGPSGPASATVEKDSLAYAPPGATTLVLQAGEAWTRLLLLGGPPFGESIIMWWNFVGRTHDEVVAYRQEWQDQITRGGGEVVEDSQELAEGRFGVVEGNHQRPIPAPPLPNARLRSRS; translated from the coding sequence ATGACCAACCTGGACGCGCACCCCACCCCCGTCGAGTGTGTCGGAGGCACTGGCGACGAAGGCGTCGAGATCCAGATCATCACTCCGCGAGACGTGCCTCTGGGTGGTCCTCGGGCGATGAACGTACGCCGCACCCTGCCCGCCCGCTCGCGCTCGCTGATCGGCGCGTGGTGCTTCCTGGACCACTACGGTCCCGACGACGTCGTGGTCTCCGGCGGGATGGAGGTGCCGCCCCACCCGCACACCGGGCTGGCGACGGTCTCCTGGCTGTTCACCGGGGAGATCGAGCACCGTGACTCGGTCGGCACCGTGGCGATGGTGCGCCCGGGCGAGGTCAACCTGATGACCGCAGGGCGCGGCATCTCCCACTCGGAGAACTCGACGCCCGAGGCGACCGTCCTGCACGGGGCGCAGCTGTGGGTCGCGCTGCCGAACGAGTTCCGCGATGTCGAGCCGGCCTTCGAGAACCACGTCCCGACGCCGATCGAGGGCGACGGGGCGACGGTCAGGGTCTTCCTGGGGTCACTCCTGGGCTCCACGTCCCCCGTGCGCACCCACTCCGAGCTCCTCGGCGCCGAGATCCTGCTCGAGCCCGGCGCCCGGCTGGAGATCCCGGTCGAGAGCCGGTTCGAGCACGGCGTACTCGTGGACACCGGCGAGGTCTCGATGATCGGCGTGGGCCCGTCCGGGCCGGCCTCGGCGACGGTGGAGAAGGACTCGCTGGCGTACGCGCCTCCGGGTGCCACCACCCTGGTCCTGCAGGCCGGTGAGGCGTGGACGCGGCTGCTCCTGCTCGGCGGTCCGCCGTTCGGCGAGTCGATCATCATGTGGTGGAACTTCGTCGGGCGTACGCACGACGAGGTCGTGGCCTACCGCCAGGAGTGGCAGGACCAGATCACCCGCGGTGGAGGCGAGGTGGTCGAGGACTCCCAGGAGCTGGCCGAGGGGCGTTTCGGTGTGGTCGAGGGCAACCACCAGAGGCCCATCCCGGCGCCTCCGCTGCCCAACGCGCGCCTCCGCTCCCGGTCCTAG
- a CDS encoding LrgB family protein codes for MSVILWLFVTVAAYELGRWLRKRTHSPLAQPVAVAIVIVGTLLTVSGTSYDDYADATTLISFLLGPATVALAIPLYHQVSRLKGMVVPVLVALTAGAVVSVVSGILLVRWLGGSDVLERTMAPKAVTTPVAIELTDRLGGYPELSAAFAIVIGIIAAMVAPRVLTLLGIRDPRARGVAVGAVSHGIGTARMLEESQVEGAFSGLAMGLTAVVTCLMVPLAAYFLL; via the coding sequence GTGAGCGTCATCCTCTGGCTGTTCGTGACGGTGGCTGCGTACGAGCTCGGGCGGTGGCTGCGCAAGCGGACCCACTCGCCGCTGGCGCAGCCGGTGGCGGTCGCGATCGTGATTGTCGGCACGCTGCTGACGGTCAGCGGCACGTCGTACGACGACTACGCCGACGCCACCACGCTGATCAGCTTCCTGCTCGGCCCGGCGACGGTGGCGCTGGCGATCCCGCTCTACCACCAGGTCTCCCGGCTGAAGGGGATGGTGGTGCCCGTCCTGGTCGCGCTGACCGCCGGTGCGGTGGTCTCGGTGGTCAGCGGCATCCTGCTGGTGCGCTGGCTCGGAGGCAGCGACGTGCTCGAGCGGACGATGGCTCCGAAGGCGGTGACGACGCCGGTGGCGATCGAGCTGACCGACCGCCTCGGCGGTTATCCGGAGCTGTCGGCGGCCTTCGCGATCGTGATCGGGATCATCGCCGCGATGGTCGCGCCGCGGGTGCTGACCCTGCTCGGGATCCGCGACCCGCGAGCCCGCGGCGTCGCCGTCGGCGCCGTCTCCCACGGCATCGGCACCGCCCGGATGCTGGAGGAGAGCCAGGTCGAGGGCGCCTTCTCCGGGCTGGCGATGGGCCTCACCGCGGTCGTGACGTGTCTCATGGTTCCGCTGGCGGCGTACTTCCTCCTCTGA
- a CDS encoding ROK family protein, whose amino-acid sequence MSDESADPGVVLAVAVGRSRSQAAVFDLAGRELAGDTRDHEVGISAEALMPEIVERMTKMVASIDLPVLAIGMSLPGVVNPDLGMSIDTPAMGGWDGVQLAPYFTSLTDAPLILAHDAHALARSELFNSDHPVRNALVIKASTGLGMGIITDGKVVTGALGAAGEIGHTRIDAAGDRPCRCGSTGCLETVASGWALAQRLTDSGVPAGHVRDLVAAALAGDAVARGLLREGGRQLGEVVATAVNLLNPEVVVIGGDMAGAFDLYTAGVRESVYARSNPIATRELTFMAQLHGDSSGLVGCAAMAIESIAS is encoded by the coding sequence GTGAGTGACGAATCCGCAGACCCAGGGGTCGTGCTGGCCGTGGCGGTGGGCCGCAGCCGTAGCCAGGCGGCGGTCTTCGACCTCGCCGGCCGCGAGCTGGCCGGCGACACCCGCGACCACGAGGTCGGCATCTCCGCCGAGGCGCTGATGCCGGAGATCGTCGAGCGGATGACCAAGATGGTGGCCTCGATCGATCTGCCGGTGCTGGCGATCGGGATGAGCCTTCCCGGCGTGGTCAACCCCGATCTCGGGATGAGCATCGACACCCCGGCGATGGGCGGCTGGGACGGCGTCCAGCTGGCGCCCTACTTCACCTCGCTGACCGACGCTCCGCTGATCCTCGCCCACGACGCCCACGCGCTGGCGCGCTCGGAGCTCTTCAACTCCGACCATCCCGTACGCAACGCCCTGGTCATCAAGGCCTCGACCGGCCTCGGCATGGGCATCATCACCGACGGCAAGGTGGTCACCGGTGCGCTCGGGGCCGCCGGCGAGATCGGCCACACCCGCATCGACGCCGCCGGCGACCGGCCCTGCCGCTGCGGCTCCACCGGCTGCCTGGAGACGGTCGCGTCCGGCTGGGCGCTCGCGCAGCGGCTGACCGACTCCGGCGTCCCCGCCGGTCACGTACGCGACCTGGTGGCCGCCGCGCTGGCCGGCGACGCGGTGGCGCGCGGGCTGCTGCGCGAGGGCGGACGACAGCTCGGCGAGGTGGTGGCCACGGCCGTCAACCTGCTCAACCCGGAGGTCGTCGTCATCGGCGGCGACATGGCCGGCGCCTTCGACCTCTACACCGCCGGGGTGCGCGAGAGCGTCTACGCCCGCTCCAACCCGATCGCCACCCGCGAGCTCACCTTCATGGCCCAGCTGCACGGGGACTCCTCGGGCTTGGTCGGCTGCGCCGCGATGGCCATCGAATCCATCGCCTCGTGA
- a CDS encoding CidA/LrgA family protein encodes MIVGLLWLLGCQLAGTAIVELTGIPLPGPVVGMLLLFVVLLLRRRDGEDDPVIQVGDYFLSHLQLFFIPAGVGVIAYVAVIRDAAVPIVVALLGSWILGLATVGWVLGLFLRRVPSVAGTEGAPGEEIE; translated from the coding sequence GTGATCGTCGGCCTGCTCTGGCTGCTCGGGTGCCAGCTGGCCGGAACCGCGATCGTGGAGCTGACCGGGATCCCGCTGCCCGGTCCGGTGGTGGGCATGCTGCTGCTCTTCGTCGTGCTGCTCCTGCGCCGCCGCGACGGCGAGGACGACCCGGTCATCCAGGTCGGTGACTACTTCCTCTCCCACCTGCAGCTCTTCTTCATCCCGGCCGGCGTCGGCGTGATCGCCTACGTCGCGGTCATCCGTGACGCGGCGGTGCCGATCGTGGTCGCGCTGCTCGGCTCCTGGATCCTCGGACTGGCCACGGTGGGCTGGGTGCTCGGCCTGTTCCTCCGCCGGGTGCCGTCGGTCGCCGGCACCGAGGGCGCGCCCGGGGAGGAGATCGAGTGA